A window of the Meiothermus sp. CFH 77666 genome harbors these coding sequences:
- a CDS encoding long-chain fatty acid--CoA ligase, with translation MMPSGYELKKYTLPQVLQMRARETPRRVAIREKDYGIWNEITYADYYRHVTHFAAGLLALGFEKGERLAVIADNIPEWLYAELAAQSLGGISVGVYQSSLPPEIAYVLSYTGAAFVVAEDQEQVDKLLEIRSEIPSVRKVIYEDPKGMRAYRDDPWIIGFEEVERLGEEYLRQHPQAVEERIAQGHAEDVCHLSLTSGTTGRPKAAMLRHRNLLHMGVALQEIDPLEPTDDYLSFLPFAWIGEQMMSVGMALAGGFAVNMPESVETAMSDLKEIGPHVMFSPPRVWEGTQSQIWVRISETYAFNRWVYNQMLKIGYRAADYRMHGKPMPLGLRLAYWFADQIMFKPLRDQLGFLRLRRAYTGGAALGPDVFRFYHAIGVNLKQIYGQTEIIGIAFVHRDGDVRADTVGVPIPGGEVKISERGEILCRSDAVVAGYWQNPEATAETFADGWLHTGDAGYLTPEGHLVVIDRVSDVMHTSTQQMFSPQFIENKLKFSPYIKEAVVFGDQKPYLTAFINVDPQTVGKWAEDNRIAYTTYIDLSQKPQVADLIRKEVKAVNDGLPEHLRIKRFVLLYKLLDADDDELTRTGKVRRKFIMQRYQPLVDALYSQTSKVQVETEFKYQDGTVQKVSTEVSVLEAEGSRELVGVGG, from the coding sequence ATGATGCCCTCCGGCTACGAACTCAAAAAATACACCCTCCCGCAGGTTCTCCAGATGCGGGCCAGAGAAACCCCGCGCCGGGTGGCCATCCGCGAAAAAGACTATGGCATCTGGAACGAGATTACCTACGCCGACTACTACCGGCACGTAACCCACTTCGCCGCAGGTCTTCTGGCGTTGGGCTTCGAAAAGGGCGAGCGCCTTGCAGTGATTGCGGACAACATTCCTGAGTGGCTCTATGCAGAGCTGGCCGCGCAGTCCCTTGGAGGTATATCGGTGGGGGTCTACCAGTCCTCGCTGCCCCCCGAGATTGCCTACGTGCTCTCCTATACCGGGGCCGCTTTTGTAGTCGCCGAAGACCAGGAGCAGGTGGACAAACTTCTGGAGATCCGCAGCGAAATTCCCAGCGTTCGCAAGGTTATCTACGAAGACCCCAAGGGTATGCGGGCCTACCGCGACGACCCCTGGATTATCGGCTTCGAGGAGGTGGAGCGGCTTGGCGAGGAGTATCTGCGCCAGCATCCGCAGGCGGTAGAAGAGCGCATCGCCCAGGGGCACGCTGAGGATGTCTGCCACCTGTCGCTGACCTCCGGCACCACCGGCAGGCCCAAGGCCGCTATGCTGCGCCACCGGAATCTGCTGCACATGGGGGTGGCCCTGCAGGAAATAGACCCCCTCGAGCCCACCGACGACTACCTCTCCTTCCTGCCCTTCGCCTGGATTGGCGAACAGATGATGTCGGTGGGGATGGCCCTGGCAGGGGGTTTTGCCGTCAACATGCCCGAGTCGGTGGAAACCGCCATGAGCGACCTCAAGGAGATCGGGCCCCATGTGATGTTCAGTCCCCCCAGGGTTTGGGAAGGCACCCAGAGCCAGATTTGGGTGCGCATCTCCGAGACCTATGCCTTCAACCGCTGGGTGTACAACCAGATGCTGAAAATTGGTTATCGTGCGGCCGACTACCGCATGCATGGCAAGCCCATGCCGCTGGGTCTGCGGCTCGCCTACTGGTTCGCCGACCAGATTATGTTCAAGCCACTGCGCGACCAGCTGGGCTTTTTGCGTCTGCGTCGGGCCTATACCGGTGGGGCGGCGCTGGGGCCGGATGTCTTCCGCTTCTATCACGCCATTGGGGTCAACCTCAAGCAAATCTACGGCCAGACCGAGATTATCGGGATTGCCTTTGTACACCGCGACGGCGACGTGCGGGCCGATACGGTAGGGGTGCCGATTCCCGGTGGCGAGGTCAAAATTAGCGAACGGGGCGAAATCCTCTGTCGCTCGGATGCTGTGGTGGCGGGCTACTGGCAGAACCCCGAGGCCACCGCCGAGACCTTCGCGGATGGTTGGCTGCATACGGGCGACGCCGGCTACCTGACACCCGAGGGACACCTGGTGGTGATTGACCGGGTCTCGGATGTGATGCACACCAGCACCCAGCAGATGTTCAGCCCCCAGTTTATCGAGAACAAACTCAAGTTTAGCCCCTACATCAAAGAGGCCGTGGTGTTTGGCGACCAGAAGCCCTACCTGACGGCCTTTATCAATGTAGACCCGCAGACCGTGGGCAAATGGGCCGAGGACAACCGGATTGCCTACACCACCTATATTGACCTCTCGCAAAAACCCCAGGTGGCCGACCTGATTCGCAAGGAGGTCAAGGCAGTCAACGACGGACTCCCCGAACACCTGCGGATCAAGCGCTTCGTGCTCCTGTACAAGCTGCTCGATGCCGACGATGATGAGCTGACCCGCACCGGTAAGGTTCGTCGCAAATTCATTATGCAGCGCTACCAACCGCTTGTGGACGCGCTCTACAGCCAAACCAGCAAGGTGCAGGTAGAGACCGAGTTCAAATACCAGGACGGCACGGTGCAGAAGGTTTCTACCGAGGTCAGTGTGCTCGAGGCCGAGGGTAGCAGGGAACTTGTAGGTGTAGGAGGGTGA
- a CDS encoding branched-chain amino acid ABC transporter permease has translation MIDFVQNLISGIAVGCIYALAALGFVLVYKSSRVINFSNGQFIAIGAFLAYALAVWVKLPVLLAALLAMLLTAGLGFLVERIFLRRMVGQPIISVIMVTIGLASVLDGLMYLTPFGSGNFTFPQFLPQGGLNLGGISVSYPQLLAIGFTAVFLLLFGWFFQRSVLGVSMRAVADDQMASMSVGVSVQRVFALAWAVAGLTAAAAGIVVGAVSGLNQDGLIAIGLAVFPAVILGGLDSVPGAVVGGIIIGILQSFSTAYLDGLFSQIGLVGGGSQYVMPFVVLLVMLWFKPHGLFGTEEIERV, from the coding sequence TTGATTGACTTTGTGCAGAACCTCATCTCCGGGATTGCAGTGGGCTGTATCTATGCCCTGGCCGCGCTGGGGTTTGTGCTGGTCTACAAATCCAGCCGGGTGATCAATTTTTCCAACGGGCAGTTTATCGCCATCGGGGCTTTTCTGGCCTATGCGCTGGCGGTATGGGTCAAGCTGCCGGTCTTGCTGGCGGCCCTGCTGGCCATGCTGCTCACGGCCGGGCTGGGCTTTCTGGTAGAGCGAATTTTTTTACGCAGGATGGTGGGGCAGCCGATTATCTCGGTGATCATGGTGACCATCGGGCTGGCCAGTGTGTTAGATGGCCTGATGTACCTGACCCCCTTTGGCTCGGGCAATTTTACCTTTCCGCAGTTTTTGCCGCAGGGGGGCCTTAACCTGGGGGGCATCAGCGTTTCGTACCCGCAGCTCCTGGCGATTGGCTTTACCGCCGTCTTCCTGCTGCTGTTTGGCTGGTTCTTCCAGCGCTCAGTGCTGGGGGTTTCCATGCGGGCCGTGGCCGACGACCAGATGGCCTCTATGAGTGTGGGGGTCTCGGTGCAGCGGGTGTTTGCGTTGGCCTGGGCCGTGGCGGGCCTGACGGCAGCAGCTGCCGGCATCGTGGTGGGGGCGGTCTCGGGGCTGAACCAGGACGGCCTGATTGCCATTGGGCTGGCGGTCTTCCCGGCGGTAATTCTGGGTGGGCTGGACTCCGTGCCAGGGGCGGTGGTCGGAGGTATCATTATCGGCATCCTGCAATCTTTTTCCACGGCTTACCTGGATGGCCTGTTCAGCCAGATTGGTCTGGTGGGGGGTGGCTCGCAGTACGTGATGCCTTTTGTGGTGCTCTTGGTCATGCTGTGGTTCAAGCCACACGGGTTGTTTGGCACCGAGGAGATCGAGCGGGTATGA
- a CDS encoding branched-chain amino acid ABC transporter permease translates to MRNPWAQTGNYRTSYVQDTTIFANYREILSVVLLLVALCILPMFLERSQVLVLNFILIYAIAVLGLNITTGYAGLISVGQAAFMGVGAYTVALSAPNLPFWLTIPLGGLTAAIIGFIVGIPSLRVKHLYLALATLAFQEIFVWVVGRSPALAQGAAIPVEMRNFLGLEIGFRNHNYFWYYVILFVLVLMVMAWRNLLRGKYGRALIAVRDNDRAADAMGMDPGRTKLFAFALGAFYGGIAGGLLAYMQRAVVVEEFTLGRSVALLAMAIVGGLGTVVGSLLGPAFIEFLRLYMERLSEWMKSNAFIQSITPAGVDVASALLPLSFGLVIVLFLVFEPRGLYNWWRLLRSYFRTWPFKY, encoded by the coding sequence ATGCGTAACCCCTGGGCCCAGACCGGCAACTACCGCACGTCCTATGTGCAAGACACCACCATCTTTGCCAACTACCGCGAGATTCTCTCGGTGGTGTTGCTGCTGGTGGCCCTGTGCATCCTGCCGATGTTTTTAGAGCGCTCGCAGGTGCTGGTGCTTAACTTCATCCTGATTTACGCCATTGCGGTTTTGGGGCTCAACATCACCACCGGCTATGCTGGGCTCATTAGCGTGGGCCAAGCCGCATTCATGGGAGTCGGGGCCTATACCGTGGCCCTGAGCGCGCCCAACCTGCCCTTCTGGCTGACTATTCCCCTGGGGGGCCTCACGGCGGCCATTATCGGCTTTATCGTGGGGATTCCCAGCCTCCGGGTCAAGCACCTCTACCTGGCCCTGGCCACGCTGGCCTTCCAGGAGATTTTTGTATGGGTGGTAGGGCGCAGCCCGGCGCTGGCCCAGGGGGCTGCGATTCCGGTGGAGATGCGCAACTTCCTGGGCCTGGAAATCGGCTTCCGCAACCACAACTACTTCTGGTACTACGTCATTTTGTTCGTGCTGGTGCTGATGGTGATGGCCTGGCGTAACCTGTTGCGGGGCAAATATGGCCGCGCCCTCATTGCCGTCCGTGACAACGACCGCGCCGCCGATGCAATGGGGATGGATCCGGGACGTACCAAGCTCTTCGCTTTTGCCCTGGGTGCTTTTTATGGGGGCATTGCCGGTGGTTTGCTGGCCTATATGCAGCGGGCCGTGGTGGTGGAGGAGTTCACCCTGGGCCGCTCGGTGGCGCTTTTGGCCATGGCCATTGTGGGTGGGCTGGGCACGGTGGTGGGTAGCCTGCTGGGCCCGGCCTTTATCGAGTTTTTGCGGCTCTACATGGAACGGCTCTCGGAGTGGATGAAGTCCAATGCCTTCATTCAGAGCATTACCCCGGCGGGCGTGGATGTGGCCTCGGCCTTGTTGCCCCTTTCCTTTGGCCTGGTAATTGTGCTGTTCCTGGTCTTCGAGCCCAGGGGGCTATACAACTGGTGGCGGCTCTTGCGAAGTTATTTCCGAACGTGGCCGTTTAAGTATTAG
- a CDS encoding ABC transporter substrate-binding protein translates to MKRAIVLGMVAMLGLAMAQGRTVNLLWSGAVTGPTSDVGGPYGAGIEDYCKYANEQKLIPGVTLNCTVRDDQYQNPNTQRIFEEALDRAKPAMYLGYSTGAMLQLKPLINEVKMPTLPASAHIGLIDPPNNQYMFLPVSSYSEQVVALMEYINRTDKNAKIALVVNPSPFGRAVVDHARRAAQRLGQSIVDVREVGGGNLDNTALLRALDAAGVQYIIHQNVAGPVANILKDAKRLGLDKKIKQMGAVYTGGSDLIRLAGDAAEGFLWASSYYTLDENTPGIALQKQLAARYNRSADILNSTNYTAGMLAAAIAVEAMKRAAQRFNGRIDNETVYQALIGMNGPNAFKPGFAVSTKAGIEIDFTRSEQTGAEGLRVLEARGGKFVPVTDPFTSALFRQVRNP, encoded by the coding sequence ATGAAGCGAGCGATTGTTTTAGGGATGGTGGCCATGCTGGGACTGGCGATGGCCCAGGGGCGTACGGTGAACCTGCTGTGGTCGGGGGCCGTGACCGGGCCCACCTCGGACGTGGGGGGGCCGTATGGGGCCGGCATTGAGGATTACTGCAAATACGCCAACGAGCAGAAGTTGATTCCGGGCGTTACCCTGAACTGCACCGTGCGGGACGACCAGTACCAGAACCCCAACACCCAGCGCATCTTTGAAGAAGCCCTGGACCGGGCCAAGCCTGCGATGTACCTGGGCTATTCCACCGGCGCCATGCTGCAGCTTAAGCCGCTCATAAACGAGGTCAAAATGCCGACCCTCCCGGCCTCGGCACACATCGGTCTGATTGACCCGCCCAACAACCAGTACATGTTTTTGCCGGTGAGCAGCTACTCCGAGCAGGTGGTAGCGCTGATGGAGTACATCAACCGCACCGACAAGAACGCCAAAATTGCCCTGGTGGTGAACCCCAGCCCCTTTGGGCGGGCGGTGGTGGATCATGCCCGCCGGGCGGCCCAGCGGCTTGGCCAGAGCATTGTGGATGTGCGGGAAGTGGGTGGGGGTAACCTGGACAATACCGCGTTGTTGCGCGCGCTGGATGCGGCAGGGGTGCAGTACATTATCCACCAGAACGTGGCCGGCCCGGTAGCTAACATCCTCAAAGACGCCAAGCGTCTGGGGCTGGACAAGAAAATTAAGCAGATGGGGGCGGTGTATACCGGTGGTTCTGACCTGATTCGTCTGGCGGGCGATGCCGCCGAAGGCTTCCTGTGGGCGAGCAGCTACTACACCCTGGATGAGAACACCCCTGGCATTGCCCTGCAAAAGCAACTCGCGGCCAGGTACAACCGCAGTGCGGACATCCTGAACTCCACCAACTATACCGCCGGTATGCTGGCGGCAGCCATTGCGGTGGAAGCCATGAAGCGGGCTGCCCAGCGCTTCAATGGTCGCATTGATAACGAAACCGTTTACCAGGCCCTGATCGGCATGAACGGCCCGAACGCCTTCAAGCCGGGTTTTGCGGTTTCGACCAAGGCGGGCATCGAGATCGACTTTACCCGTTCCGAGCAGACCGGGGCCGAGGGCTTGCGGGTGCTGGAAGCCAGAGGGGGTAAATTTGTGCCGGTAACCGACCCCTTTACCTCCGCACTGTTCCGCCAGGTTCGGAATCCGTAA
- a CDS encoding ABC transporter ATP-binding protein, whose product MHPEDLGPILLEVNNIEVVYKDIIQVLRGVSLKVPEGHITALLGPNGAGKTTTLRAISGLLVPEDGKVVSGAIHYRGENIANKPPEQIVLKGIVQVPEGRRVFKHLTVEENLRVGSVTRRDGAKVREDLERIYHYFPKLAAIKTRLAGYCSGGEQQMLAIGRALLANPRLLLLDEPSLGLAPLLVREIFDIVAQINAEEGVTVLVVEQNARVALSVAHYGYIMESGRIALEGTREYLESNPDVKEFYLGVAKSGGRKSFKDVKSYRRRKRFM is encoded by the coding sequence ATGCATCCTGAAGACCTGGGCCCGATTCTGTTGGAAGTTAACAACATCGAGGTGGTGTACAAGGACATCATCCAGGTGTTGAGGGGGGTTTCACTCAAGGTGCCGGAGGGGCACATCACCGCCTTGCTGGGCCCGAACGGCGCCGGGAAGACCACCACCCTGCGGGCTATTTCGGGCCTGCTGGTGCCGGAGGACGGCAAGGTGGTGTCGGGCGCAATTCACTACCGGGGCGAAAACATTGCCAACAAGCCGCCGGAGCAGATTGTGCTCAAGGGCATTGTGCAGGTGCCGGAGGGGCGGCGGGTCTTCAAGCACCTGACCGTGGAGGAAAACCTGCGGGTGGGCTCGGTTACCCGACGGGATGGAGCCAAGGTAAGGGAAGACCTCGAGCGCATCTACCACTACTTCCCCAAGCTGGCAGCCATCAAGACCCGCCTGGCGGGCTACTGCTCGGGGGGCGAACAGCAGATGCTGGCCATTGGGCGGGCTCTCCTGGCCAACCCCCGGCTTTTGCTGCTGGACGAACCCAGCCTGGGGCTGGCCCCCCTGCTGGTGCGGGAAATTTTCGATATTGTGGCCCAGATTAACGCCGAGGAAGGCGTAACGGTGCTGGTGGTGGAGCAGAACGCCCGGGTAGCCCTCTCGGTGGCCCACTATGGCTACATCATGGAGTCCGGGCGGATTGCCCTGGAAGGCACCAGGGAATACCTCGAGTCCAACCCCGACGTAAAGGAGTTTTACCTGGGGGTGGCCAAGTCGGGAGGGCGCAAGAGCTTCAAGGACGTCAAGAGCTACCGCCGTCGCAAGCGGTTTATGTAG
- a CDS encoding metal-sulfur cluster assembly factor, whose product MSETSLPTKEQVLEALKVVRDPEIPVNVVDLGLVYDAEVKEGGVVDITMTLTSIGCPAQDIVKADAEIAVMRLEGVNAVNVDFVWTPPWTPARMTEDGKRQMRMFGFNV is encoded by the coding sequence ATGAGCGAGACGAGTCTGCCAACCAAAGAGCAGGTACTGGAAGCCCTCAAGGTGGTGCGAGACCCCGAGATTCCCGTGAATGTGGTGGATCTGGGCCTGGTCTACGATGCCGAGGTTAAGGAAGGGGGGGTGGTGGACATTACCATGACCCTGACCTCTATCGGCTGCCCTGCCCAGGACATCGTCAAGGCCGATGCCGAAATTGCGGTGATGCGCCTCGAGGGCGTAAACGCGGTCAATGTGGATTTTGTATGGACACCACCCTGGACGCCCGCCAGGATGACCGAAGACGGCAAACGGCAGATGCGCATGTTTGGTTTCAACGTTTGA
- a CDS encoding DUF3197 domain-containing protein: MNIVGLRGAPKETLAELKEALKGVDFPVATATYITDWQDQRAQARYAIYVHEGKHRVLSLDAFGPRFGSEGDDALRDLTLWLLERGISSFKEAVVAPSEYAALFEQSSEEISRLLAATANPTDPMLYVKRGFTSRM; this comes from the coding sequence ATGAACATCGTTGGCCTTCGTGGTGCGCCCAAAGAGACCCTTGCCGAGTTGAAGGAAGCCCTGAAGGGTGTTGATTTTCCTGTAGCCACAGCGACCTACATCACCGACTGGCAGGATCAGCGGGCCCAGGCCCGTTACGCCATTTATGTTCACGAGGGCAAGCACCGGGTGCTGAGCCTGGACGCTTTTGGCCCCCGCTTTGGATCAGAGGGAGATGATGCCCTGAGAGATCTCACCCTCTGGCTCCTGGAGCGAGGAATCAGCAGCTTCAAAGAGGCCGTGGTGGCCCCTTCGGAGTACGCCGCTTTGTTTGAACAATCCAGTGAGGAGATCAGCAGGCTCCTCGCGGCCACCGCCAACCCCACCGACCCCATGCTTTATGTCAAGCGCGGCTTCACCAGCCGCATGTGA
- a CDS encoding NAD-dependent succinate-semialdehyde dehydrogenase, producing the protein MVKDFDFPRSAYVGGTWHQTPKTFAVKSPYSGELLAQVADCGEAEARMAADAAVAAFKEWKKLTGFERGKILRKWNDLLIAHQEELGRLTALEMGKPITEAKGEVLYAASFVEWCAEEAPRVNGELIHSRFPHKRQMAVYEPVGPVYAVTPWNFPTSMITRKAAPALAAGCTIIVKPAEQTPLCALYLAKLWEEAGGPAGTLQVLPAADPVPVSRVLMEDMRIRKITFTGSTPVGKILYRQGADTMKRVSLELGGNAPFIVFEDADIEKAVQFTLLSKYRNAGQTCVTTNRIYVHRKLEADYAGALAEAVSQLKVGDPLDASTNVGPLVEQQGLDKVIAHVEDALSKGAKVATGGKPLGGLLYAPTVLTGIQPGMKILEEETFGPVAPLMPFEDEEQAIAWANNTDYGLAAYIWTKDLSRAFRVAEALEYGIVGVNDPVPSAMGSNLPFGGYKNSGLGREGGHWGMEEFLETKLISFLLP; encoded by the coding sequence ATGGTCAAAGACTTCGATTTTCCCCGCAGTGCCTATGTGGGCGGCACATGGCATCAGACCCCCAAAACTTTTGCGGTTAAAAGCCCCTATAGCGGCGAACTGCTGGCCCAGGTCGCCGACTGTGGCGAGGCCGAGGCCCGTATGGCCGCCGACGCTGCGGTAGCAGCCTTCAAGGAGTGGAAAAAGCTCACCGGTTTCGAGCGCGGTAAAATCCTGCGCAAATGGAACGACCTGCTTATTGCTCACCAGGAAGAGCTGGGGCGCCTGACCGCCTTGGAGATGGGCAAGCCCATCACCGAGGCCAAAGGAGAAGTTCTGTATGCGGCCAGCTTCGTGGAATGGTGCGCCGAGGAAGCCCCCAGGGTAAATGGGGAGCTGATTCATTCGCGTTTCCCCCACAAGCGCCAGATGGCCGTCTACGAGCCGGTAGGGCCGGTGTATGCCGTGACCCCCTGGAACTTCCCCACCAGCATGATAACCCGCAAGGCCGCCCCCGCGCTGGCCGCAGGCTGCACCATCATCGTCAAACCTGCCGAGCAAACCCCCCTGTGCGCTTTGTACCTGGCCAAGCTCTGGGAGGAAGCCGGAGGCCCCGCCGGCACCCTGCAAGTGCTGCCCGCTGCCGACCCGGTGCCGGTCTCCAGGGTCTTGATGGAGGACATGCGCATCCGCAAAATCACCTTTACCGGCTCCACGCCCGTCGGCAAAATCCTCTATCGTCAGGGGGCCGACACCATGAAGCGGGTTTCCCTCGAGCTCGGCGGCAACGCTCCCTTCATCGTGTTTGAGGATGCCGATATCGAAAAGGCCGTGCAGTTCACCCTGCTCTCCAAGTACCGCAACGCCGGGCAGACCTGCGTCACCACCAACCGCATTTACGTGCACAGGAAGCTCGAGGCCGACTACGCCGGTGCGCTGGCCGAAGCCGTGAGCCAGCTCAAGGTGGGCGACCCCCTGGATGCCAGCACCAATGTAGGGCCCCTGGTCGAGCAACAGGGCCTGGATAAAGTAATTGCGCACGTGGAGGATGCCCTCTCAAAAGGGGCAAAGGTAGCCACCGGGGGCAAGCCCCTGGGAGGGCTGCTGTACGCACCCACCGTCCTCACCGGCATTCAGCCCGGTATGAAAATTCTGGAAGAAGAAACCTTTGGGCCGGTCGCCCCCTTGATGCCCTTTGAGGACGAAGAACAGGCCATCGCCTGGGCCAACAACACCGACTATGGCCTGGCCGCCTACATCTGGACTAAGGATCTGAGCCGCGCCTTCCGCGTAGCCGAAGCCCTGGAGTATGGCATCGTGGGCGTCAACGACCCTGTCCCCAGTGCGATGGGCTCCAACCTGCCCTTTGGCGGCTACAAAAACTCGGGTCTGGGCCGCGAGGGGGGGCACTGGGGCATGGAGGAGTTCCTCGAGACCAAGCTCATCTCGTTTCTACTGCCATAA
- a CDS encoding LysR family transcriptional regulator, which translates to MQISLKQLVYFIAVAESGSISKALTSLNVTQSVVTEAIKKLEDTLGAELFTRHARGMTLTHAGHQFLRHAHEVLAALRNAEQAIRERPDATTGQLNLGVTSLVTAYYLPYLLDRFERVFPGIQVVVVEDRRGYIEHLLINGELDVAVMNVSVVDKQAIETRTLLRAPWRVWLASNHPLVQRERVALQDLQTERFLSLKNDELEEVSQQIYRLSGSPPVAVRTDSIEAVRSLVALGIGVAVLPNLMYRPWSLEGDRLESRPLQEDLPRLEIGVAWRRGSALSEAARQFLVVVGEHSRVQEYGMNYAELLSTPD; encoded by the coding sequence GTGCAAATCTCGCTCAAGCAGTTGGTCTACTTCATTGCGGTGGCCGAGTCGGGCTCGATTTCCAAAGCCCTGACCTCGCTGAACGTGACCCAGTCGGTGGTCACAGAGGCCATCAAGAAGCTGGAAGATACCCTGGGCGCCGAGCTGTTTACCCGACACGCCAGGGGCATGACTCTGACCCATGCGGGACACCAGTTTCTGCGCCACGCCCACGAGGTGCTAGCCGCACTCCGCAACGCCGAGCAGGCCATCCGCGAACGCCCCGATGCCACTACCGGGCAGCTAAACCTGGGGGTGACCAGCCTGGTGACGGCCTACTACCTGCCCTATTTGCTGGATCGATTCGAGCGGGTGTTTCCGGGTATTCAGGTCGTGGTGGTGGAAGACCGGCGGGGTTACATCGAGCACCTGCTGATTAATGGCGAACTCGACGTGGCGGTGATGAATGTTTCGGTGGTGGACAAGCAGGCCATCGAAACCCGCACCTTGCTGCGGGCCCCCTGGCGGGTCTGGCTGGCATCCAACCATCCGCTGGTTCAGCGCGAAAGGGTGGCGCTTCAGGACTTGCAGACGGAGCGTTTTTTGTCGCTCAAGAACGATGAGCTCGAGGAGGTCAGCCAGCAGATCTACCGCCTGAGCGGTTCCCCTCCGGTGGCTGTACGCACCGACTCCATCGAGGCCGTGCGGAGCCTGGTAGCCCTGGGTATCGGGGTGGCGGTGCTGCCCAACCTGATGTACAGGCCCTGGAGCCTCGAGGGAGACCGGCTGGAGTCGCGGCCTTTGCAAGAAGATCTGCCCCGGCTGGAGATTGGCGTAGCCTGGCGCCGGGGAAGTGCGCTCAGTGAGGCGGCCCGGCAGTTTTTGGTGGTGGTCGGTGAACACAGCCGGGTGCAGGAGTACGGCATGAACTATGCCGAGCTGCTGAGTACTCCAGACTAA
- a CDS encoding ABC transporter substrate-binding protein: MRTRWFLAVVGLAAVAGLAVAQLPASRAKQSLGPSEGQLNILAWPGYVENGSTDKSADWVTGFEKETGCKVTVKVFSSSDEAVRLMNQGGYDLVTASGDATQRLIAGNVVAPINWNLIPNTRNLDRRLLNSPWYVVNGVRYGVPYQFGVNVLAYNTNVFKTPPDSWKVVFEEMILPDGKSNKGRIQAYYGPIYVADAALYLMRTRPELGIKDPYELNERQYQEVLKLLRQQRTLLQRYWNDANAQVQDFTNEGVVASTTWIFQVNTLKANKRPIDWVVPKEGATGWADTTMLAANSKNSNCAYRWLNWQLTNKVQADIAGWFGSNPVVPAACNTPGSLLPADGCKNQGFNDFDKIFFWRTPTAQCRTQNNQCVPYSRWVSDYIAIQGGR; the protein is encoded by the coding sequence ATGAGAACACGGTGGTTCTTGGCAGTGGTGGGTCTGGCAGCCGTGGCAGGTCTGGCGGTGGCCCAGCTTCCGGCCAGCCGGGCAAAGCAGTCGCTGGGGCCCAGCGAAGGTCAGCTCAACATCCTGGCCTGGCCGGGGTACGTGGAAAACGGCTCAACCGACAAGAGCGCGGACTGGGTCACGGGGTTTGAAAAGGAAACCGGCTGCAAGGTGACGGTCAAGGTTTTCAGCAGCTCCGACGAAGCCGTGCGCCTGATGAACCAGGGCGGTTACGACCTCGTCACCGCCTCGGGCGATGCCACCCAGCGCCTGATTGCGGGCAATGTGGTAGCTCCCATCAACTGGAACCTGATTCCCAACACCCGCAACCTCGACCGCCGCCTGCTCAACTCGCCCTGGTATGTGGTCAATGGGGTGCGCTACGGGGTGCCCTACCAGTTTGGCGTGAACGTGCTAGCCTACAACACCAACGTCTTCAAGACCCCCCCGGATAGCTGGAAGGTGGTTTTTGAAGAGATGATTCTCCCCGATGGCAAAAGCAACAAAGGCCGTATCCAGGCCTACTACGGCCCCATCTACGTGGCCGATGCAGCGCTGTACCTGATGCGTACCCGACCCGAGCTTGGCATCAAAGACCCCTACGAGCTCAACGAGCGGCAGTACCAGGAGGTGCTCAAGCTGCTGCGCCAGCAACGCACGCTGCTCCAGCGCTACTGGAACGATGCCAACGCCCAGGTGCAGGACTTCACCAACGAAGGCGTGGTGGCCTCGACTACCTGGATTTTCCAGGTCAATACCCTCAAGGCCAACAAGCGCCCCATCGACTGGGTAGTGCCGAAGGAGGGGGCTACCGGCTGGGCCGATACCACCATGCTGGCGGCCAACTCCAAAAACTCCAACTGTGCCTACCGCTGGCTTAACTGGCAACTTACCAACAAGGTGCAGGCCGACATTGCCGGCTGGTTTGGTTCCAACCCGGTGGTGCCCGCAGCCTGCAACACCCCCGGCTCTTTGCTGCCGGCAGACGGCTGTAAGAACCAGGGCTTCAACGACTTCGACAAGATTTTCTTCTGGCGCACGCCGACCGCCCAGTGCCGCACCCAGAACAACCAGTGTGTGCCCTACAGCCGTTGGGTGAGCGATTACATCGCTATTCAGGGAGGGCGCTGA